GCAGCAGCTCGGTGGGGTACCCGCAGCCGAAGTGGGGGATCACGAACGGGACGGTGGGAAACCCCTTGGCCACGTCGTGCAAGGCCAGCGGGCTGATGTTGCGGGAGTAGGCGATTCCCCCGCCCCCGCTCAGCGGCCCGAAGTGCACCAGGACCGGGATCTGCAACTCCTCGCACGCCTCCCACACCGGGTCCAGGGCCGGATCGTCGAGGGCGCCGGCCACAGACGGCGCCAGGATCTTGTAGCCGCGCAACCCCAGCTCGCGCACCGCCCGCCGCAGCTCGTCGGCGGCGCGGGGGCTGAAGGGGTCGTGGTGGGCGAACCCTACAAAGCGCGGGTGCGCCCGGCAGATCTCCGCCAGCGCGTCGTTGCCTCCTCCGGTGACGAAGACGATGGCCTCCAGGCCGTACCGGTCCACCTCCCGGGCCCACCGGCGGACGGCCTCACCCACCGGCAGCTGCTCGGGGAGGGGAAAGGACCACCGGCGCCACCACTCCACCTGCGCCTGGTAGTTCCGGCGGGTCAGCAGGTCCAGCCTGGCCTGCCCGCGGCGGGCGGCGTAGGCCCGCCCCCAGGCTCCCCACAGGTCCTCGTCGGGGTGGGGGAAGTGGGCGTGGAAGTCCAGCAGCGGAATCCCGAACGCGCTGGTCACCGGCGCCGCCCTCCCGCCGCCAGAGCCCGGCCGGCCCGCAGCGCCACCGCCACCGCCCCCAGCAACGACGCCTCGCCGGCCAGGGCCGACGGCGCGACCTCCGGGGCAAAGGGAACCAGGGTCTGCAGATGCTCGCGCACCGGGTCCAGAAGGAGATCAGCGTTCTGTCCGATGCCCCCGCCCAGCACGATCAGGGAGAGATCCAGCGTGGCGTTCACGCAGGCGATGGTCCAGGCCAGCAGGCGGGCCACCTGATCCACCACCCGCCGGGCCCGGGGATCGCCGGCGCGGGCCGCGGCGAACAGGTCTTCCGGCGTCGCGCGGTCCGCGCGCTCCCGGGCCAGCCGGGCGACGCCGGGGCCGCCCAGGAAGGTTTCCACCGGCGCGTGGGTTCCTCCGGCCGGGACCGGCAGATAGCCGACCTCTCCCGCATAGCCGGTGGCTCCCCGGTACAGTTCACCGCCGAGCACGATGCCCATGCCGACGCCGGTGCCGACGGCCAGGTACGCAAAGTTGGGCACTGCCCCCGCGCGCCCGCGCCACTTCTCCCCCACCGCCGCCAGGTTGACGTCGTTGTCCATCACCACCGCCACCCGCAGCCGGTTCTGGAGGGCCTGGCGCAGTTCCGCGCCGTTGAGGTAGGGCACGTTGACGCACAGGCGGACGACTTCGCCCGCGGCGTCCACGGCTCCCGGGACGCCGATGCCCAGGGCCGTCACCCGCCGGCGCGGCACCCGCGCGTCCGCCAGGGCGCGGGCGTACATCCGGTCCAGGGTTCGCAGCAGGTCGTCCAGGGAGGTCTGGGGCGTGGGGGATTCCCGGCGCGCGCGGACCTGTCCCGAGAGGTCGGCCACGGCCAGCCGGGCCCTGGTGGCTCCCAGGTCCACCCCCACCACGTAGCCCGCGTCGGGGTTGAGGGCGACCTGCCGGGGGCGGCGGCCCACCCCCGCGCGGGCGGCCCGGTGCTCGGTGACCAGACGCTGGGCGAGCAGGGAGTGGACGATGGCGGAGACGGTGGACTTGCTGAGGTGCAGCCGGGAGGTCAGCGCCGTCCGGGTGAGGGGGCCGTTCTTGCGCAGGGCCTCCAGCACCGCCTGCTCATTGAGCGCCCGCAGCAGGAACGGCCTGCCCACCACCGGAGGCGTCTCCACGCTCCCCTCGCCCGGTTCTGCGGGTTAATTCGTTCGGGTTTCGAACAAATCTTTGCTCCTAATTCGTCGCGGGGGCAGGTGTTTCCTGCCGGCCTCAGGACCGCGCCAGCAGCCGGCGCGCGTTGTCCCGCAGGATGGCCTGCCGGTCCTGATCAGACAGTTCCAGGCGTGCGAGGATGTCGGCCTGCTCGCGGAGGATGTGGTGGCGGTAGCCGCCCCACACGGTGGAGTCGGTGCCGAAGAGGATGCGCCGGGGGCCGTAGGCCCGCAGGGCGTCCCGGAACACCTGCTCCAGGGAGGGGGCGCCGGGGGAGTAGTCCCGCCAGTTGTTGGTGCCGGAGGTATCCACGCACACGTTCTCGGTGTGGTAGGCCAGAAACAGCGTTTCCCGCAGGAAGCCGGCCCCGAAGTGGGCGATGATGAAGGTGACCTCGGGAAACTCCTTCACGGGCGCCGACAGGGAGAGAGGATTGGCGTAGGTCAGGTCGTAGAAGCTGCCCACCGTGATGCCGAAGTGAAACAAAACGGGCAGGCCGTGTTCCGCCGCCGCCTCGTAGACGGGATACAGGATCCTGTCGTTGGCGTGGAAGCGCTGGATGGGCGGATACAGCTTCAGCCCGCTCAGGCCCAGGGCGCGGAACCGGGCGACGGTGCGCGCGGCGTCCGGGTGGCGCGGGTCCGCCAGCGACCCCCAGCCGAACAGGCGGCGGGGGTTGAGGGCGACGAACGCGGCCAGTTCCTCGTTGGCTTCCCCCACCGCGATGAAGGCGCCGGCCTCCACCCCGGCGGCGTCGAACTCGGCCAGCCAGTACCGCGCGTGATCTTCCAGGGTTTTGCCATCGAGTTCGGCCAGCCTGTCGTCGTAGGACTTGCCGCGTACCGTCGCCGCCTGGACCGCCTTCTGCCTATAGGCGGGCAGGCGGTCCCGTTGCCGCCGCAGCATGTCGGCGGTGATCAGGTGCAGGTGACTGTCGAAGATCGCCACGGCCTTCACGATACGGCCGGTCCGCCGGCATCGTCAAGGCAACGACCCCTCCGGGCGGCGCCCGGTGGGCCGCGGCACGGATCTTGCTGACCGTGGGGTGGGGGACGTCCGCGAGGCGTCTTCCACAAAACAGGATACGCGAGACGCGGTCCTCATACCGATAAAGGCAAACCCGCCGCGAGGCGGGGACGCAAAGCCACGGGACTCTCGACGGCGTTGAAGGTCCATGGTGGAAGGCCGCTCCCCTTCGACCTTCAACCTTCAACGCCGTCCGGGAGTCAGCCGGGTTGCCGAAGGTGAGGATGGCTGCGGACAGGCATGCACGCCCATCTTCGGGAGGAGGTGGGCGTGCATGCGTGTGGGGGCGAGCCGATGGACGCGGGTCCCGAAGTCAGGAGGCTGGAGACAGCGGCGCTGCGGTTTCGGACTCAGGGGCGAATGACCCAGGCGTATCCACTTTACGCCCGGGCGGCAGAGCTGGCCGAGGCTGCCGATCCCGATGAAGCGTCCAAGCTGTGGGGGCGGGCCGGGGCGTGCGCCCTGGAGGCCGGCGACGCCGACGCAGCCGCCGCCTGTTTCCGCAAGGCCGTGGAGCTGGTCAGCCTCGACCATCTGGACCGCCACGGCCGCCTCACCCGCCTGTACGCCAACCTGACCGCCGCCCTCTACCAGGCATCGCGGATCCGCGAAGCGTGGGATGCCGGCCGCCAGGCGCTGCTGCTGGCCGAAGAGGGAGGCCGCCCCCGCGCCATCGCCCAGGCGTTGTACAACCTGGGGCTGGCCGAGCGCTACCTGGGGGCGTTTGACGAGGCCGCCAAGCTGTTCCGGGAGGCCCGGGCCGCCTACCTGGAGGCGGGGATGGCCTCCCAGGCGGCGGACGCGCTGCACAACCTGGGCTGGGTGCACGGGGATCGCGGCGAGTTCGATGCAGCCGAGGCGGCCCTGGGCCAGGCCGGGGACGAAAAGGCCGCCCTGGGTGAGCCGCGGGCCCGCATCCGAGTGGAGCGGGCCCGCCTGCAGCTGCTGCGGGGCGACTGGGTGGGGTCCCTGGTGGAGACCCTGGAGGTGATTGATACGGCCGAGTCCCTCACCGACCCCGACACCTACCTCCAGGCTCTCCTGGTGGCCGCAGACGCGTCGCGGGCCGACGACCTGGCCGTGGCCCTGGGGTACGCCCGCATGGCCGTGGAGCTGGCCGTCAGTCTGGGACGGCCGCCGGCTCTGCTGGACCTGCTGCCGCTGGTGGTCCGACTGCACGCCGAGGCCGACCTGACGCTGGACGGACGGCTGCAGGCCCTGGCGGCGGAGATGTACGCTCGCCGGCACGGCCTGCACATCCCGGTGAATTTCTCCCTGGGCATCGGATCGACCCGCCGAGTGATACCTCATCACGGAAAGGAGGGATGATCATGCGCGCGGCAGTGGTGGCGGTCCTGATCGGTGTTGTCCTGCTGGGCCTCGTCCCGGCCGCCGGTACGGCGCGGCCTGAGAACCCCACCGCCCGGGCCGAGCAGGGATCGTTCAACAAGTCGCCGGCCGGCCTGGACCATCAGGCTCCGGCGGCGTGGGAGCATGACGGGCCAGCGCGGCCCCACGTGGAGTGGGAGTAGCGAGAAGGGAGAACACTGGGGAAGGTCGATGGAACTCCGAGGCAAGACACCGGCATGGGAGTTGCTGTACAGTCATAAAGGACGGGCCGGAGGACCTGTCCGGGTAGCCAGGCCAAACAGGATACGCGAGACGCGGTCCTCATACCGATAAAGGCAAACCCGCCGCGAGGCGGGGACGCAAAGCCACGGGACTCTCGACGGCGTTGAAGGTCCACGGTGGAAGGCCGCTCCCCTTCGACCTTCAACCCTCAACCTTCACCGCCGTCCGGGAGTCAGCCGGGTTGCCGAAGGTGAGGGCGCAGTGTTGTTAGACGCGGCGCCCGCCTCAAGGAACGTGCGGGCGTTGAGTTTTTCCCGGGAGGTGGTGGCGGCCAGGAGCCGCAGGACGGGTGAG
The genomic region above belongs to Armatimonadota bacterium and contains:
- a CDS encoding amidohydrolase family protein, which codes for MTSAFGIPLLDFHAHFPHPDEDLWGAWGRAYAARRGQARLDLLTRRNYQAQVEWWRRWSFPLPEQLPVGEAVRRWAREVDRYGLEAIVFVTGGGNDALAEICRAHPRFVGFAHHDPFSPRAADELRRAVRELGLRGYKILAPSVAGALDDPALDPVWEACEELQIPVLVHFGPLSGGGGIAYSRNISPLALHDVAKGFPTVPFVIPHFGCGYPTELL
- a CDS encoding ROK family transcriptional regulator — protein: METPPVVGRPFLLRALNEQAVLEALRKNGPLTRTALTSRLHLSKSTVSAIVHSLLAQRLVTEHRAARAGVGRRPRQVALNPDAGYVVGVDLGATRARLAVADLSGQVRARRESPTPQTSLDDLLRTLDRMYARALADARVPRRRVTALGIGVPGAVDAAGEVVRLCVNVPYLNGAELRQALQNRLRVAVVMDNDVNLAAVGEKWRGRAGAVPNFAYLAVGTGVGMGIVLGGELYRGATGYAGEVGYLPVPAGGTHAPVETFLGGPGVARLARERADRATPEDLFAAARAGDPRARRVVDQVARLLAWTIACVNATLDLSLIVLGGGIGQNADLLLDPVREHLQTLVPFAPEVAPSALAGEASLLGAVAVALRAGRALAAGGRRR
- a CDS encoding amidohydrolase family protein, producing MKAVAIFDSHLHLITADMLRRQRDRLPAYRQKAVQAATVRGKSYDDRLAELDGKTLEDHARYWLAEFDAAGVEAGAFIAVGEANEELAAFVALNPRRLFGWGSLADPRHPDAARTVARFRALGLSGLKLYPPIQRFHANDRILYPVYEAAAEHGLPVLFHFGITVGSFYDLTYANPLSLSAPVKEFPEVTFIIAHFGAGFLRETLFLAYHTENVCVDTSGTNNWRDYSPGAPSLEQVFRDALRAYGPRRILFGTDSTVWGGYRHHILREQADILARLELSDQDRQAILRDNARRLLARS
- a CDS encoding tetratricopeptide repeat protein: MTQAYPLYARAAELAEAADPDEASKLWGRAGACALEAGDADAAAACFRKAVELVSLDHLDRHGRLTRLYANLTAALYQASRIREAWDAGRQALLLAEEGGRPRAIAQALYNLGLAERYLGAFDEAAKLFREARAAYLEAGMASQAADALHNLGWVHGDRGEFDAAEAALGQAGDEKAALGEPRARIRVERARLQLLRGDWVGSLVETLEVIDTAESLTDPDTYLQALLVAADASRADDLAVALGYARMAVELAVSLGRPPALLDLLPLVVRLHAEADLTLDGRLQALAAEMYARRHGLHIPVNFSLGIGSTRRVIPHHGKEG